A genomic segment from Actinoplanes sichuanensis encodes:
- a CDS encoding ISAs1 family transposase — MASSLICVLTVTTPGIDTPPPPVTDGEHGGLLAAASLVPDPRNPRGVRYPLAALLAVAVCAVLAGATSFTAIADWLYDLDEPDQRRLGFDRGLPAGTTVWRLLTRLDDAPVGSVLAGWLRTRTPPLAVPRPRRYRTVIAVDGKTLRGARLPDGRQTHLLSALDTSTGIVLAQVTVDTKSNEIPSFTPLLDAVENLLGSLTGVLIVADALHTQTGHAEQITRRGAHLLLQAKGNQPTLHAQLKAVPWAQIPVGDRTRERGHGRKETRTVKAVTLQTPGGIAFPHARQAVRITRTRTTGGKTSRETAYLVTSLPAADAQPADLQKWARSEWLIENQVHNVRDVTFREDLHQARTGTGPAVMATLRNTAIGWHRINGETNIARANRRADRRSNDLITAVTSSYRNMQ; from the coding sequence ATGGCATCATCTCTGATCTGCGTACTGACCGTGACAACCCCTGGCATCGACACGCCACCGCCGCCGGTCACCGACGGTGAACACGGCGGGCTCCTGGCCGCCGCGAGCCTGGTCCCGGACCCGCGGAATCCTCGCGGGGTGCGATATCCGCTGGCAGCGCTGCTCGCCGTCGCGGTCTGCGCCGTCCTGGCCGGCGCCACCTCGTTCACGGCGATCGCCGACTGGCTGTACGACCTGGACGAGCCGGACCAGCGACGGCTCGGGTTCGACCGGGGCTTGCCTGCCGGCACCACGGTATGGCGACTATTGACCCGACTCGACGATGCCCCGGTCGGCAGCGTCCTGGCGGGCTGGCTCCGCACCCGCACACCACCGCTCGCCGTTCCCCGGCCGCGCCGCTACCGGACCGTGATCGCCGTCGACGGCAAGACATTGCGCGGCGCCCGTCTGCCCGACGGCCGTCAAACGCATCTGCTGTCCGCGCTGGACACCAGCACCGGCATCGTCCTCGCCCAGGTCACGGTCGATACGAAGAGCAACGAGATCCCGTCGTTCACACCACTGCTCGACGCCGTGGAGAACCTGCTGGGCAGCCTTACCGGGGTGCTGATAGTCGCCGACGCCCTGCACACCCAGACCGGCCACGCCGAGCAGATCACCCGCCGCGGCGCACACCTGCTACTGCAGGCCAAAGGCAACCAGCCCACCCTCCACGCCCAGCTCAAAGCCGTTCCCTGGGCGCAGATCCCGGTCGGTGACCGCACCCGCGAGCGTGGTCACGGCCGCAAGGAGACCCGCACGGTCAAGGCCGTCACCCTGCAGACCCCGGGCGGGATCGCGTTCCCGCACGCCCGGCAAGCCGTCCGGATCACCCGGACCCGCACCACCGGCGGCAAGACCAGCCGGGAGACCGCCTATCTGGTCACGTCCCTTCCCGCTGCCGACGCTCAGCCCGCTGACCTGCAGAAGTGGGCCAGATCGGAGTGGTTGATCGAGAACCAGGTCCACAACGTCCGAGATGTCACGTTCCGTGAAGATCTTCATCAAGCCCGGACCGGCACCGGACCCGCCGTCATGGCGACACTGCGTAACACCGCGATCGGCTGGCACCGCATCAACGGCGAAACCAACATCGCCCGCGCCAACCGCCGCGCCGACCGCCGTTCAAACGACCTCATCACGGCCGTGACCAGCAGCTACCGGAACATGCAATGA
- a CDS encoding WXG100 family type VII secretion target, which produces MGFSDPQDPTAYLTAPAERSESIWGQPFSNPGTVFDWFSPTHIINEFIKQACGYDPVGDAAKVFGGDWETIWQAAGAIANLADALQAIGINLTSGNLDLDAQWEGNASEAAYVYFMQLGSTLSSQHESLTDLADSYLKAAEGAYRLAESASGVIKDMGDAAIMGVIATSAGTAAIETGVGAVAGYSYAAYQAWKIYELGAKLKLIISTAYNAINLLTGEIQAASADTGALSRYPLPAAYQHPANAAPL; this is translated from the coding sequence ATGGGATTCAGTGATCCGCAGGACCCGACCGCCTACCTGACCGCGCCCGCGGAACGCAGCGAGTCCATCTGGGGTCAGCCCTTCTCCAACCCCGGCACCGTGTTCGACTGGTTCAGCCCCACCCACATCATCAACGAGTTCATCAAGCAGGCGTGCGGCTACGACCCGGTCGGGGACGCGGCGAAGGTGTTCGGCGGCGACTGGGAGACCATCTGGCAGGCGGCCGGCGCCATCGCCAACCTCGCCGATGCGCTCCAGGCCATCGGCATCAACCTGACCAGCGGAAACCTCGACCTCGATGCCCAGTGGGAGGGCAACGCGTCCGAGGCCGCCTACGTCTACTTCATGCAGCTCGGATCCACACTCAGCTCCCAGCACGAGAGCCTGACCGATCTGGCCGACTCGTATCTCAAGGCCGCCGAGGGGGCCTACCGGCTCGCCGAGTCGGCGTCCGGCGTCATCAAGGACATGGGCGACGCCGCCATCATGGGCGTGATCGCCACCTCGGCCGGAACCGCCGCCATCGAGACGGGGGTCGGCGCCGTCGCCGGGTACTCCTACGCCGCCTATCAAGCGTGGAAGATCTACGAGCTCGGAGCCAAACTCAAGCTGATCATCTCGACCGCCTACAACGCCATCAACCTGCTCACCGGCGAGATTCAGGCGGCCTCCGCCGACACCGGCGCCCTGTCCCGGTATCCGCTGCCCGCCGCCTACCAGCATCCGGCCAATGCGGCACCGTTGTAG
- a CDS encoding alpha/beta hydrolase, with translation MDDLIGSIGGPGDTLLGVPVITELSYAPADPPGGRGHLLDLHLPATTSDGPLPVLIWSGGSGWMADNGKDSADLIAEIFNPMGYAVAGVSIRASSQAVFPAQLHDIQAAIRWLREHADDYGLDPARFVIMGDSSGGWTAAMAALTGVDDPPSAVRAAVAFYPPTNFLQMDEQMPPGGREFFNSMFGLTACHDDPASPESALLGFPIQTRPEEVRATDPASYASAAAPPIMILHGQDDRFVPHGQSVLLYNALRAAGATATFYSVPGAGHDRREVLDPANHIGHTVYRTAGGTERITVGAPAPSWEAVADFLRAALH, from the coding sequence ATGGATGATCTCATCGGCTCGATCGGCGGCCCCGGGGATACGCTTCTCGGCGTGCCGGTGATCACTGAACTCAGTTACGCGCCCGCGGACCCGCCCGGCGGCCGAGGTCACCTCCTCGACCTGCACCTGCCGGCCACCACGTCCGACGGCCCGCTGCCGGTGCTGATCTGGAGCGGCGGCTCCGGGTGGATGGCCGACAACGGCAAGGACAGCGCCGACCTGATAGCCGAAATCTTCAACCCGATGGGGTACGCCGTGGCGGGCGTCAGCATCCGCGCGAGCTCCCAGGCCGTGTTCCCGGCGCAGCTGCACGACATCCAGGCCGCGATCCGCTGGCTGCGCGAGCACGCCGACGATTATGGTCTCGACCCGGCCCGGTTCGTGATCATGGGTGACTCGTCGGGTGGCTGGACCGCCGCGATGGCCGCCCTCACCGGCGTCGACGACCCGCCGAGCGCGGTGCGGGCCGCCGTCGCCTTCTATCCGCCGACGAATTTCCTGCAGATGGACGAGCAGATGCCGCCCGGCGGCCGTGAGTTCTTCAACAGCATGTTCGGCCTGACGGCCTGCCACGACGACCCCGCGTCACCGGAGTCGGCGCTGCTCGGCTTTCCGATCCAGACCCGGCCGGAGGAGGTACGGGCGACCGACCCGGCCTCCTACGCGAGCGCGGCCGCCCCGCCGATCATGATCCTGCACGGGCAGGACGACCGGTTCGTCCCTCACGGGCAGAGTGTGCTGCTCTACAACGCGCTGCGGGCGGCCGGTGCGACGGCGACGTTCTATTCGGTGCCGGGCGCCGGCCACGATCGACGAGAGGTCCTCGACCCGGCCAACCACATCGGGCACACCGTCTACCGCACCGCCGGCGGCACCGAGCGCATCACCGTCGGCGCGCCGGCCCCCAGTTGGGAGGCCGTCGCCGACTTCCTCCGGGCGGCCCTGCACTGA
- a CDS encoding JmjC domain-containing protein: MIVTSGGLRCLDRVSSATDRNAGLRHLRRPGYTIQLRNLHRRCPEVHAICAAIQTETGYGTYATDFITPGGGQGLHHHWDQNMGFVYQLAGRKTWRLWEPRVEEPHREQFASNPSPGGEVLDRMKSMRPDFEFDFGPGQILLLPRGWMHNPHARSQTQKSVHVTFVARERTGYWGAGQLARVVLASTPLRRVIPPARVVDPAAFAGQVTEARDVLTQWLANADVSTLTADLLQAARAEPNVDYVSHAQSQIGKRQSAGVECQGHCMFR, translated from the coding sequence ATGATCGTTACCTCCGGCGGGCTACGCTGCCTGGACCGCGTTTCGTCGGCAACAGATCGCAACGCCGGGCTGCGCCACCTACGTCGACCGGGCTACACCATCCAACTGCGCAACCTGCACCGCCGGTGTCCGGAGGTGCACGCGATCTGCGCGGCCATCCAGACCGAGACCGGCTACGGCACCTACGCCACCGACTTCATCACCCCGGGCGGTGGGCAAGGACTGCATCACCACTGGGACCAGAACATGGGTTTCGTCTACCAGCTCGCCGGTCGCAAGACCTGGAGGCTCTGGGAACCCAGGGTCGAGGAACCGCACCGTGAGCAGTTCGCGTCCAACCCCTCGCCGGGCGGCGAAGTCCTCGACCGCATGAAGTCGATGCGACCCGACTTCGAGTTCGACTTCGGCCCTGGCCAGATCTTGTTGCTCCCGCGCGGCTGGATGCACAACCCGCATGCGCGCAGCCAGACGCAGAAGAGCGTCCACGTGACGTTCGTGGCTCGCGAGCGCACGGGCTACTGGGGCGCCGGACAGCTGGCCCGGGTTGTTCTCGCATCGACCCCTCTGCGCCGCGTCATCCCGCCCGCCCGCGTCGTCGACCCTGCTGCCTTCGCCGGGCAGGTCACCGAGGCGCGTGACGTGCTGACGCAATGGTTGGCCAACGCTGACGTCAGCACGCTGACCGCCGATCTGCTGCAGGCAGCACGTGCCGAGCCGAACGTCGACTACGTCTCGCACGCACAGAGCCAGATCGGCAAGCGGCAGTCGGCTGGTGTGGAGTGCCAGGGTCATTGCATGTTCCGGTAG
- a CDS encoding fibronectin type III domain-containing protein codes for MDLLGTGDGVDQGDVEWDTSLLYDPHAGLYVASASWTWLNHDYASDINDHWGFDCREDETIGGEDAVAIRLSGTNDAKYNIEWQGTYWWGDPDLDTIEGNYAEQKFEGNQGEEFNEYGVAQRIPDRGIRLWSDLGHDCPDSLTDMNVYGGQIIIKFETMNGKCENTKIFGYNVHTWADTYINSAGIGIANDGFSVSLGWNTQVASEKWEAGGAVGTVCGEGNDGGQGGGSDPRTRIMVVGDSISQGHEGDYTWRYRLAEHLKQSDEAVNFVGPYRGTTYLPSEQPAGFPTVSAPPSFDGKYRNNLSFDSDHFSQWGRQVAQTKNVIRGRVADYKPDYLLVSLGFNDLGWGVSTPDGLVSDIQTLITEARASKPDIRILVANVIQRSPMSNLPDLPRITDEYASKLAPKLDSLNTAASPVRLVDIKSQINSGLHTYDGLHPNGVGEFRIARAFANVLNSSFSLGNVFGTIPASVPDLAPTTPAWIRAVTTTSGIKVTWEHSFAASGYWLYQRDATVGGTFTRSALQIPADSWHVGWLDSGHRYEFYVVPTHGDSEGSASPTASAVADLRTASGPTNISVHPGASYVDFSWTPPSGAFSDTVGAYRVYYFDLSIPDAVVDSRYTADTNFRLLGLEPGHRYVFLVASVNAGGEGFPSVAAEAYFGFGSPQPPSLLATQITSPTDVSLKWSRATGATSYNIYSRDVVAGNTFAKHGSATNTSHQLGWLFPGADRWEWCIAAVNGTLEGPKSQCLRSQLDKPVLKSAKMLTATDVEVQWDPVPGASKYRVLNRNVQNGGDFTVDNTVSGTSHRVGWLFPGAQYFEWCVVAVTDNVESVRSNCMMSHS; via the coding sequence GTGGATCTTCTTGGCACAGGCGATGGTGTCGACCAGGGCGACGTCGAGTGGGACACAAGTCTACTTTACGACCCGCACGCGGGCCTCTATGTAGCCTCTGCAAGTTGGACCTGGTTAAACCACGACTATGCTTCTGACATAAACGATCACTGGGGATTCGACTGCCGCGAGGATGAAACCATCGGTGGCGAGGATGCGGTCGCTATTCGCCTTAGTGGAACGAACGACGCGAAGTACAACATTGAGTGGCAGGGAACCTACTGGTGGGGTGATCCAGACCTTGACACCATAGAAGGTAATTACGCAGAACAAAAATTTGAGGGCAACCAAGGCGAAGAATTCAACGAATATGGTGTCGCGCAGAGAATCCCAGACCGCGGCATCAGACTTTGGTCGGATTTGGGCCATGACTGTCCGGATTCTTTGACTGACATGAACGTCTATGGCGGGCAAATCATTATCAAATTTGAAACTATGAACGGCAAGTGTGAAAACACGAAGATTTTCGGCTACAACGTTCACACCTGGGCTGACACTTACATCAATTCAGCGGGTATAGGTATCGCTAACGACGGATTTTCTGTATCGCTTGGATGGAATACGCAAGTAGCTTCTGAAAAATGGGAAGCTGGTGGCGCTGTAGGCACTGTTTGCGGAGAAGGAAATGACGGTGGGCAAGGTGGAGGCTCAGATCCCCGGACGCGTATCATGGTTGTCGGCGACTCAATCAGTCAAGGACACGAAGGTGACTATACCTGGCGCTATCGCCTCGCGGAGCATCTGAAACAGAGCGACGAAGCGGTTAATTTCGTTGGCCCCTACCGTGGTACTACGTATCTTCCTTCAGAGCAGCCGGCAGGATTTCCAACAGTATCGGCGCCACCTAGTTTCGACGGCAAATACCGTAATAACCTAAGTTTCGACAGCGACCATTTTTCCCAATGGGGTCGCCAAGTCGCGCAGACCAAGAATGTTATTCGGGGGCGGGTGGCTGATTACAAACCTGACTATTTGCTCGTGTCTCTTGGCTTCAACGATCTTGGATGGGGCGTCTCTACTCCAGATGGCCTCGTCTCTGATATCCAAACACTTATTACAGAGGCGCGCGCGAGTAAGCCGGACATTCGCATCCTGGTGGCCAATGTTATCCAGCGGTCACCGATGTCAAATCTACCCGACCTGCCACGTATAACTGATGAGTACGCTAGCAAGTTGGCACCGAAGCTCGACTCGCTGAACACTGCGGCATCCCCAGTACGACTTGTCGACATTAAAAGCCAGATCAATTCCGGGCTTCACACATATGACGGCCTCCATCCTAACGGTGTTGGTGAATTCCGGATTGCCCGCGCATTCGCGAATGTCCTGAACTCGAGTTTTTCGTTGGGGAACGTATTCGGCACTATTCCAGCCAGCGTTCCTGACCTAGCTCCTACAACGCCAGCTTGGATTCGGGCTGTTACAACCACGTCGGGGATTAAGGTTACTTGGGAACATAGCTTTGCTGCGAGTGGATACTGGCTTTATCAACGTGATGCGACCGTCGGTGGGACCTTCACGCGATCAGCGCTGCAGATCCCAGCAGATAGTTGGCACGTTGGATGGCTTGATTCCGGACACCGATACGAGTTCTATGTCGTTCCCACCCACGGTGACAGTGAAGGCTCCGCATCGCCGACCGCCTCGGCCGTGGCTGATCTCCGAACCGCAAGCGGGCCCACGAACATCTCTGTTCATCCGGGCGCATCATACGTCGATTTCAGTTGGACTCCGCCATCGGGGGCGTTCAGCGACACGGTAGGCGCCTACCGCGTGTATTACTTCGACCTGTCGATACCGGATGCCGTAGTCGATTCGCGATATACAGCTGATACGAACTTCCGCCTCCTAGGCTTGGAGCCGGGGCATCGTTACGTGTTCCTCGTTGCGTCTGTTAATGCAGGCGGAGAAGGTTTCCCATCGGTCGCTGCCGAAGCATACTTCGGATTCGGTAGTCCGCAGCCGCCCTCACTTCTGGCGACTCAGATAACGTCGCCCACAGATGTCAGTCTCAAATGGTCACGGGCGACTGGCGCGACGTCCTACAATATTTACAGTCGGGACGTGGTTGCTGGAAACACCTTCGCCAAGCATGGTTCAGCGACCAATACCTCTCATCAGCTCGGCTGGCTCTTTCCCGGCGCGGATAGGTGGGAGTGGTGCATAGCGGCCGTCAATGGAACGCTGGAAGGCCCCAAGTCTCAGTGTTTGAGAAGTCAACTCGACAAGCCGGTTCTGAAATCGGCCAAGATGCTGACAGCTACCGACGTCGAAGTCCAGTGGGATCCGGTGCCGGGGGCGAGCAAGTACCGCGTCCTCAATCGAAATGTTCAGAATGGCGGTGACTTTACCGTCGATAATACGGTGAGCGGCACCTCGCACCGGGTCGGCTGGCTGTTTCCCGGTGCTCAGTATTTTGAATGGTGCGTCGTTGCGGTGACGGATAACGTCGAGTCAGTGCGCTCCAACTGCATGATGTCCCACAGCTAG
- a CDS encoding transposase: MTVTPTPTSTWMQRRQATIGFDRGVPAGTTVWRLLTRLDDALVSSVLAGWLQARRPPRAVARPRRYRTVIAVDGKTLRGARLADGGQTHLLSALDTSTGTVLAQVTVDTKSNEIPSFSPLLDAVENLLGSLAEVLFVADALRIAAE; encoded by the coding sequence GTGACCGTAACGCCCACACCGACGTCGACGTGGATGCAGCGAAGGCAGGCGACGATCGGGTTCGACCGGGGCGTGCCGGCCGGCACCACGGTGTGGCGGCTACTGACCCGCCTCGACGACGCCTTGGTCAGCAGCGTCCTGGCCGGCTGGCTCCAGGCCCGCAGACCGCCACGCGCCGTGGCTCGGCCGCGCCGCTACCGGACCGTGATCGCCGTCGACGGTAAAACGCTGCGAGGTGCCCGGCTGGCCGACGGCGGTCAAACGCATCTGCTGTCCGCGCTTGACACCAGCACCGGTACCGTCCTCGCCCAGGTCACGGTGGACACCAAGAGCAACGAGATCCCGTCGTTCAGCCCGTTGCTCGACGCTGTGGAGAACCTGCTGGGCAGTCTTGCCGAGGTGCTGTTCGTCGCGGACGCTCTAAGAATTGCAGCCGAATAA
- a CDS encoding CAP domain-containing protein has protein sequence MIRLVNIERQNAGCSGLSGESRLEAAAQKHSELQAAQNTMSHQLPGEASMGDRVTAEGYRWRGVAENVAAGYTSPASVMDGWMNSPGHKANILNCAYTEIGVGLAKSSSGTQYWTQNFATPA, from the coding sequence GTGATCCGGCTGGTCAACATCGAACGGCAGAATGCCGGCTGTTCCGGCCTCAGTGGCGAGTCGCGGTTGGAGGCGGCGGCGCAGAAGCACTCCGAGCTGCAGGCCGCGCAGAACACCATGTCGCACCAACTGCCCGGGGAAGCGAGCATGGGCGACAGGGTCACCGCCGAGGGCTACCGATGGCGGGGCGTCGCCGAGAACGTCGCCGCCGGCTACACCAGCCCCGCGAGCGTCATGGACGGCTGGATGAACAGTCCCGGCCACAAGGCCAACATCCTCAACTGCGCCTACACGGAGATCGGCGTCGGCTTGGCGAAGTCCTCCTCGGGCACCCAGTACTGGACCCAGAACTTCGCGACGCCGGCCTGA